AGATAACAGCAGGCACAAAGAAATAATCCGTAACCTGTTAGACCAAATAGGCTTTGACTTCTACGATAACGGATTATTAAAAAACTCTTGGAAACAAGAGCCAGTAACGCCAGCATATTGTACAGATTTAACCCTGCCAAAATTAACAGAGGCAATGCAGGACTTTTATCAGCAGAAAACCGCCGAAGCTATGGCGTATATACGTGAGCAAAGAAAAATTAAGGAAGAAAACATATTAAAAGAAAAACAGAATAACCAATGATAAATTGTTTGACTATTTTATTTACAAACAAGTATTGTAGTATGTAAAAATTAGAGGGTATTATAAATATGTGTAAGCGTTTTAGAACTACTCCTAATGTTAAAAATGTAACTGTATGGAACAATTTTATAACGAAACACTGAACAGAATAAAAACGGTAGCTCTCGAATTTGAGATTAAAGCCGATTATTCTTTACACGAACTTGAAGCTATTCTCAATGAAATAGTTAAAGAGCTTACGAAAGTAAAAAAGTACATTCTTAAAAATGGATTTGCCGGTACTGATGAAGAAATTTTGTTTTTCAAAGTCCATAAACCAAATATTGTTTCAAACCTTATCTATTATAATGCTATCTATAAAATAGAAGCAAAGAAACCTTATGGTGGGCAACAGGTTTTAGAGGATTATCTCGTCAAAGAATTATCGGAACTCAAAAGGTTTTACGACAGAAATATCGAGTTCTGTAAATATTACCGGACTAACAGTACCTATCTCGACCATAAATATTTTGTACGAGAACAACACGACATAAAACTAAGTTTAGATACTTTTTCTTTTGAAGCAGATAGTCGTTTTTCTACTTCACACGATTTTAAGGTCGCTAAGATTATCGCAAATGACCGTTTGGAAATTTATCTTGAAAACCAGCTAAACAATACTAATCAGAAATCATCATTTGAAAATTGTTCATTAAAATGGACTGCGAGTAAAGCCGCAGCGACCGAATTGATATATGGACTTTATTTATCAGGGGTTTTCAATAATGGACAAGCAGATATTGTCGTTATTGTTAGACACTTTGAACACCTTTTCGGTATTGATTTAGGCGATTTTTACCATACATTTACGGAACTAAAATCCCGAAAGATAAACCGAACCAAATTTTCTGATGAAATGCGTGAAGCATTGATTAAAAGAATGGACGAACAGGACGAGAAGTAGCATCAAAAAGTCCGACACAAATCAAGAAAAAGGGCTTATAAAAGCCCTTTTTTTACAGTACTCCTCGTGGCAAATGAATACCTTTTGTGCGTACAATACTGTCCGAGAATTTTGGTGTTTCTTGCTTTTTTTCCACTTGTTCCGCAGGTTCTCCCTTTTTCTCTGGTTCGATAGATAGCTGTATCTTTCGCTCTATTGCCGCCAGCTCCGTTTTGAGTTCGCTTAGTCGGCTCTCCTTAGACCACGTACCATTAACGACCTCCTGAAGTATCGGTATATCCTTTTTGTAGCTGGCAATGTTTTCCTGTTCCTTAGCCATAAGTGGCGGTAGTTTTTCCAACGCTCT
This genomic stretch from Chryseobacterium sp. POL2 harbors:
- a CDS encoding RteC domain-containing protein, with the translated sequence MEQFYNETLNRIKTVALEFEIKADYSLHELEAILNEIVKELTKVKKYILKNGFAGTDEEILFFKVHKPNIVSNLIYYNAIYKIEAKKPYGGQQVLEDYLVKELSELKRFYDRNIEFCKYYRTNSTYLDHKYFVREQHDIKLSLDTFSFEADSRFSTSHDFKVAKIIANDRLEIYLENQLNNTNQKSSFENCSLKWTASKAAATELIYGLYLSGVFNNGQADIVVIVRHFEHLFGIDLGDFYHTFTELKSRKINRTKFSDEMREALIKRMDEQDEK